The following is a genomic window from Actinomadura sp. WMMB 499.
CGCGCCGTCGAGCAGGCGGAGCGGAACGGCACCGGGCACGCGGTCCGCATGGCGCTCGAGGAGATCGGGGCCATGGCCGGGACGGTCGTGGTCACGAACGGCGACCACCCGCTGCTGCGCACCGAGACGCTCGCGGACCTGGTGCGCGCGCACGAGGACGAGGGCAACGCGGTCACCGTGCTGACGACCGAGATCCCGGACGCGACCGGGTACGGGCGGATGATCCGCGCCGGTGACGGCAGCGTCGAGGCGATCGTCGAGCACAAGGACGCGACGGCGGCGCAGCGGGCCGTCAACGAGATCAACGTCGGGATGTACGCGTTCGACGGGTCGCTGCTGGAGGACGCGCTCAAGCGGGTGACGACCGACAACGCGGGCGGCGAGGAGTACCTCACCGACGTGGTGGGGATCCTGCGGGAGGACGGGCACCGGGCGGGCGCCCATCTCGTCGCCGACTGGGTCGAGACGCAGGGCGTGAACGACAGGGTGCAGCTCGCGCAGGCGCGGCGGCAGCTGAACGACCGGATCCTGGAGGCCCACATGCGGGCCGGGGTGACGATCGTCGATCCGGCGTCGACGTGGATCGACGCGGGGGTGACGGCGGAACCGGACGCCGAGGTGCTGCCGGGCACGCAGCTGCACGGGGCGACGCACCTGGCGGCCGGGGCGCGCGTGGGGCCGGGCTGCACGCTGACCGACACGCGGGTCGGGGCGGACGCGGTGGTGGCGAACGCGGTGTGCGTGGGCGCGGAGATCGGGCCGGAGGCGTCGGTCGGGCCGTACGCGTACCTGCGGCCGGGCACGAGGCTCGCCGGGAAGGCGAAGGTCGGGACGTACGTCGAGACCAAGAACGCGGACGTGGGCGAGGGCGCGAAGGTGCCGCACCTCACCTACGTGGGCGACGCGGAGATCGGCGCGGGCTCGAACATCGGCGCGAGTTCGGTGTTCGTGAACTATGACGGCGTCGAGAAGCATCGCAGCGTGATCGGCTCGCACGTGCGGGTCGGCAGCGACAACATGATCGTCGCGCCGGTGACGGTCGGGGACGGCGCCTACACGGCGGCCGGTTCCGTGATCGTGCAGGACGTGCCGCCGGGTGCGATGGCGGTGGCGCGGGCGCGGCAGCGCAACGTGGAGGGCTGGGTGGAGCGCAGGCGGGCCGGGACGGCCGCGGCCGAGGCGGCTCGCCGGGCCCGGGACGAGGCCGAGTAGGGCCGCCCTCCGGGGCACAAGGCAGGGCGGACAGCGGCGTCCCCCGCGAACAACAGACGACCCGTGCGCGCGGACTCATGCATGCGCGGGGAGTGGGGACAACAACCCACGTGGAGCACAGTTCATTGAGGGGGAGTCGTTCAAACGTGAGTGGGATCAAAGCGAGCGGTCAGAAGAAGCTGATGCTCTTCTCCGGCCGAGCCCACCCGGACCTGGCCAAGGAAGTAGCCGACCACCTCCACGTCGAGCTGACGCCGACGTCCGCGTACGATTTCGCGAACGGTGAGACGTTCGTGCGCTTCCTGGAGTCGGTGCGCGGTTCCGACGCCTTCGTGATCCAGAGCCACACCGCTCCCATCAACCAGTGGATCATGGAGCAGCTGATCATGGTGGACGCGCTGAAGCGCGCGTCGGCCAAGCGGATCACGGTGGTGGCGCCGTTCTTCGGGTATGCGCGGCAGGACAAGAAGCACCGTGGCCGGGAGCCGATCTCGGCGCGGCTGATGGCCGACCTGTTCAGCACCGCCGGCGCGGACCGGCTGATCACGGTGGATCTGCACACCGCGCAGATCCAGGGGTACTTCGACTGCCCGGTCGACCATCTGTTCGCGCTGGACCTGCTGGCCCGGCACTTCGAGAGCCGGCTGGACCTGTCGAAGGTGACGGTGGTGGCGCCGGACGCGGGCCGCGTGCGGGTGACGGAGCGGTGGAGCGACCGGCTGGGCGGTGTCCCGATGGCGATCATCCACAAGAAGCGCGACCCGGACGTGGCGAACGAGGTCAAGGTGTTCGACGTCGTCGGTGAGGTCGAGGGCCGCACCTGCGTCGTGGTGGACGACATGATCGACACCGGCGGGACGATCGTGAAGGCGGCGGACGCGCTGTTCGAGAACGGCGCGACGCGGGTGGTCGTGGCGGCGACGCACGGCGTGCTGTCCGGGCCGGCGGTGGACCGTTTGAAGAATTCGCGGATCTCCGAGGTGGTGCTGACGAACACGCTGCCGATTCCGGAGGACAAGCAGTTCGACAAGCTGACGGTGCTGTCGATCGCGCCGCTGGTCGCGCGGGCGATCAACGAGGTGTTCAGCGACGGTTCGGTGACCAGCCTGTTCGGCGGGCACAGCTGACGGCCGGCTGATCGTTCCGGGACGCGCCCGGTCCGCCGGACGGCGGCCCGGGCGTGCCCGTTTCCGGCGTGCGCGTGTCCCCCGGATGGATCGCGCGTTACGGGGATCGGCTAGACTTGCTGAATCCCGCGTATGCCTTTGGGTCGTTCAGTGCGGTGCCGGTTCGGTCCCGTGCTCCCCTGGGGGAACGCAAAGAATCTTCGAGGCGCCTGACGCATCGAGCATCGCCTGATTCGCTCATGTCCGTAGCGGACGTCCGATGGCGGACGGCCGTGGATCGCAACAAACGAGGAGTTTTCGCCGTGTCCGAGGTACGCATTGCCGCCGAGCCGCGCACCGAGTTCGGTAAGGGTGCCGCGCGGCGCACCCGCCGGGCCGGCAAGGTGCCCGCCGTCCTCTACGGTCACGGCACCGACCCGACGCACATCTCGCTGCCGGGTCACGAGCTGATGAT
Proteins encoded in this region:
- the glmU gene encoding bifunctional UDP-N-acetylglucosamine diphosphorylase/glucosamine-1-phosphate N-acetyltransferase GlmU → MRSRTSKVLHELCGRSMLGHVLAAARGLEPERLVVVVGHRKEQVVAHLDEHAPDARAVEQAERNGTGHAVRMALEEIGAMAGTVVVTNGDHPLLRTETLADLVRAHEDEGNAVTVLTTEIPDATGYGRMIRAGDGSVEAIVEHKDATAAQRAVNEINVGMYAFDGSLLEDALKRVTTDNAGGEEYLTDVVGILREDGHRAGAHLVADWVETQGVNDRVQLAQARRQLNDRILEAHMRAGVTIVDPASTWIDAGVTAEPDAEVLPGTQLHGATHLAAGARVGPGCTLTDTRVGADAVVANAVCVGAEIGPEASVGPYAYLRPGTRLAGKAKVGTYVETKNADVGEGAKVPHLTYVGDAEIGAGSNIGASSVFVNYDGVEKHRSVIGSHVRVGSDNMIVAPVTVGDGAYTAAGSVIVQDVPPGAMAVARARQRNVEGWVERRRAGTAAAEAARRARDEAE
- a CDS encoding ribose-phosphate diphosphokinase, translating into MSGIKASGQKKLMLFSGRAHPDLAKEVADHLHVELTPTSAYDFANGETFVRFLESVRGSDAFVIQSHTAPINQWIMEQLIMVDALKRASAKRITVVAPFFGYARQDKKHRGREPISARLMADLFSTAGADRLITVDLHTAQIQGYFDCPVDHLFALDLLARHFESRLDLSKVTVVAPDAGRVRVTERWSDRLGGVPMAIIHKKRDPDVANEVKVFDVVGEVEGRTCVVVDDMIDTGGTIVKAADALFENGATRVVVAATHGVLSGPAVDRLKNSRISEVVLTNTLPIPEDKQFDKLTVLSIAPLVARAINEVFSDGSVTSLFGGHS